TTAGGTCTTACACCTGTTTGTTCAAACAAGACTTCAAGCTCATCAATGTGCTTTTGCATGGCAACTGGGTGTTTTATCTCATCCGCTCTTTGCATGGCCGATGTCAGTACGTCATATCCACCACGCATATTAATCTTAGGTGAAACCGTCACCCAAGTTTCTTTCGGTACCAAAATTTCAAACGTGCCACTCGTCTCGACCTGTGTAGTGTATCCTGCCTCATGTAGTGAGTTACACAGATCATTCAAGTCATACATACAGGGCTCGCCACCTGTGATGACAATATGTTTAGCGGTATAGTTGCGCTCCTCGAAAATAGCGATTATTTCTTGCGGTGTTGCATTGGCCCACCACTCTGAGTCAGCCTTTTTCTCAACTGTTTTATCCAAGCTTACCAAATATGTTGGGTTCACATCCCAAGTCTGCTTTGTATCACACCAAGCACAGCCCACAGGGCAACCTTGTAAGCGAACAAAAATAGAGGGGGTACCCGTAAAGCTTGCTTCACCTTGGATGGTTTCAAAAACTTCATTAATCTTGTACAAAACAGCTCCAAACTACTCAATATATTTTGCGAAAATAACCTGCTAAAATTGTCATTTTTTCAGCGGCCGTGTAGTATATCGCGCCCTGAAGCAAACCTCTATTAAAATCGAGGCAAAACCTGAGGCATTTATCCGAGGTATCTCTAATGAGCGAAAAAGTCGTTGTTATCTATTCTGGTGGCATGGATTCTTACACCGTGCTAAACAAAGCCCTACAAGAGGGTCATGAAGTCTATGCGCTGTCTTTCAACTATGGACAACGACATGTCAAAGAACTAGAAGTCGCTAAAAATGTCTGTGACAGTTTAAACGTAGCACATAAAATTGTTGATATATCCGCAATCAATCAGCTTCTTGCTGGTTCATCGCTAACCGATGACATCGAAGTACCGGAAGGTCACTACGAAGAAGAAAGCATGAAGAGCACCATAGTGCCTAATCGCAATATGATTTTGCTTTCACTGGCAGTTGGCTATGCCGTCTCTTTAAAAGCCAATAAAGTATTTTATGGTGCACATTCAGGTGACCACGCTATCTATCCAGATTGTAGACCTGAGTTTGTGAAAAAAATGGACGACGTATGCCGCATTGCCAATTATGATGAAGTCGCAATCGTATGCCCTTATTTAAATAACACCAAAATAGATATCTTAACCGACGGTCTAAAGATGGGCTTAGACTACAGCCATACATGGACCTGTTATAACGGCCGCGAAAAAGCCTGTGGTAAATGTGGTGCTTGCCAAGAGCGCTTGGAAGCATTTGAACTCAACAATGCAACAGACCCGCTACCATACGAATAGTTCTGAATTTGCTATACCCTAATTCTTAATGGGTATAGCAAAACACCCCCTTTCCTTTCTTCTCTTTCACTTTCTCTTACATTTAATCTGACACTTGTCACTATACTCAACACAAATATCAACTATGATTAAAGCAAATCAAGTTAAGGAGATTGGTCTTATGTCTGGTACTACTATGGTATTTTTGATCGTGCTTGTAAGTGTAGGCTTCGGCGTAATAAGTGATTTATACAGTAAGTATTTACAAGCCAAAAAACAAAGCGGTATCAACAAGCAAGAAAGCGATCAGCTCAAAACGGAAATCGCGCATTTAAAAGAGCGTGTTGCAGTACTAGAAAGCATTGTAACGGACGAGGGCTATCAGGTAGATAAAAAAATTAAAAGCCTTTAATCCACAGTACGCCAGCAATATTGCTGGCGCAATGTAAACACCGCTTTATTCTTTAGACAGGTTAGGTACACCAAAAAGTATTTTAACTGGACCAGAGCGCTTTATTATCTCAAACCCCACATAGCACCCCATTACCGTGAACAAAACAATCAGTATTCCTTCCCAAATGATTGAAAGACTGTAGGGCTTAAGCCAAACAGCAGCAATCATAATGAATGTTTGGTGTAGTATATACCAAGGCAACATAGCCCCTGTTGCATACGCTAACTTACCACTAGGCTTATTCAAATACTTTGCACCGTAGCCAATCAGCATCAATATCCATGCCCAGTGATTGATACTGAATATCACGCCATACACGCTTTTTACCCATACACTCTTATCAAAATACTGCGCAAGCCCATAGAAATACCCATGTTTATCAAAAATAATTAAGCTATATCCCAATAAGGCAAGTATCAACCAAGTATGCCGCTGCGCAATCACATTAGCTTTAAGTCGAGGCAATTGCGCAAAGCCGTATCCTGAAAAAAAGACGAAAAAGTACTTCCCATGATTATACCAGTCATCAAGCAATGCATGTGTTGAAGGGAAATTAGCGCGCAGACTGATCCAGATACAAAAAGTAAAGCTGACCACAAGCACAAATACAAACGCTGGCGATAATCGTGTTACATATGACTGAAAGAAATGGTGAACGGGAAGCAGTTTAAAGATCAGTAACAAACAGACGCAATATGTCCATAAATAAGCTAAAAACCACAGGTGATTCCATGTTAATAACCCGATGATAGATTGATATTCAGGTAACAGTAACGTATTGGGGTTGATATACGCTAACCAAAACTCAATAAATGTCATATCTACCAGCCCCTTGCCAGACGCTTCTAGATACAATTGCGGCGCAACCACGATATACATGGAAAATACCAGCGGTATAAACAGGCGAATAAACTTCGCCTTGAATAAGGCCCAAGTAGACATCTTTTGTTCGCAGTAAGCAAATACAATCCCCGAAATAAAGAACAGTAAAGACATGCGCCAAGGGTTAGTTAGCAACATCACATCTTGTAATAACACAGAAGTGTTCGCGCTTTTAATATGAAACGCCCACCCTTCTACATAATACATCCCGACATGATATAAAATGAGTACTGCAAACGCCCATGCTCTTACCCAGTCTAAATACCATTGCCGAGAAAAATTCGACTCAATCATGCGTCCCCCGATTACATTAAGGTGTATATATGTTTAAATAATGCTCGAAGTAAATCATCTAGCTTATTGAAATGCATAAATATAGTGATAAGCGGTGGGGATCAGGGATAAGCTGGGATGTCGATAACAAAAATCATAAAGCAACATACAACTTGGTGTGGTTATGCCGCCATTGTGCTCTATGTTTTGATTAACAACACCATCAATGCGTTCTCAAGTTGGACAGAACACAACAGAAATGGCTCACCAACCATCCAACTCTGGGAGCCCTTTGTTTGGCAATACTCAAGCGCCCTGTCATTATTCTTATTGCTGCCCGCCCTATTTATTGTATTTAAGCGACTTCCTCCATGTGCGAATGGGCTTTTGAACCAACTGATTATGCACATAGGTCTCTCTTTTTTATTTTCTACCTGTCATGTGCTGCTTATGGTCTTATACCGACACGGCGTATATGCCTTAGTGGGGAAAAACTATGACTTTGGAAATTACGCCACTGAGTTTTTTTACGAATATCGTAAAGATGCACTTACTTACATCAGTCTCCTAGCCTGTTACCACTGCGCAAAATGGATAACTAGGACACGACTACACACTCTGGAACAGCAAGAAACCACAGTACCAATCACGCAATTTATCGTTAAAAAACAAGGTAGCGAATACCAAGTCAAAGTAGCTGATATCGAGTGGTATGAAGCGTGTGGTAACTACGTTAATTTGCATAGCCGAGGCCGAGTTTACCCATTGAGACACACACTAAACCGCCTATGCTCCGAATTAGAAGATAGACATGTAACACGCGTCCATCGTAGTTTTGCTATCAATAACCAAGTCATCGAGTCGGTGCGCTATACATCTAGTGGCGATGGCGTCATCACCTTAATTTTAGGGGATGAAATTAATTTATCAAGACGATATAAGGAGGAATT
This genomic window from Pseudoalteromonas luteoviolacea contains:
- the queE gene encoding 7-carboxy-7-deazaguanine synthase QueE, translating into MYKINEVFETIQGEASFTGTPSIFVRLQGCPVGCAWCDTKQTWDVNPTYLVSLDKTVEKKADSEWWANATPQEIIAIFEERNYTAKHIVITGGEPCMYDLNDLCNSLHEAGYTTQVETSGTFEILVPKETWVTVSPKINMRGGYDVLTSAMQRADEIKHPVAMQKHIDELEVLFEQTGVRPKLIYLQPISQKAKATKLAIDTCVKKNWRLSIQVHKYIGIN
- the queC gene encoding 7-cyano-7-deazaguanine synthase QueC, yielding MSEKVVVIYSGGMDSYTVLNKALQEGHEVYALSFNYGQRHVKELEVAKNVCDSLNVAHKIVDISAINQLLAGSSLTDDIEVPEGHYEEESMKSTIVPNRNMILLSLAVGYAVSLKANKVFYGAHSGDHAIYPDCRPEFVKKMDDVCRIANYDEVAIVCPYLNNTKIDILTDGLKMGLDYSHTWTCYNGREKACGKCGACQERLEAFELNNATDPLPYE
- a CDS encoding acyltransferase family protein, with the translated sequence MIESNFSRQWYLDWVRAWAFAVLILYHVGMYYVEGWAFHIKSANTSVLLQDVMLLTNPWRMSLLFFISGIVFAYCEQKMSTWALFKAKFIRLFIPLVFSMYIVVAPQLYLEASGKGLVDMTFIEFWLAYINPNTLLLPEYQSIIGLLTWNHLWFLAYLWTYCVCLLLIFKLLPVHHFFQSYVTRLSPAFVFVLVVSFTFCIWISLRANFPSTHALLDDWYNHGKYFFVFFSGYGFAQLPRLKANVIAQRHTWLILALLGYSLIIFDKHGYFYGLAQYFDKSVWVKSVYGVIFSINHWAWILMLIGYGAKYLNKPSGKLAYATGAMLPWYILHQTFIMIAAVWLKPYSLSIIWEGILIVLFTVMGCYVGFEIIKRSGPVKILFGVPNLSKE
- a CDS encoding LytR/AlgR family response regulator transcription factor; translation: MSITKIIKQHTTWCGYAAIVLYVLINNTINAFSSWTEHNRNGSPTIQLWEPFVWQYSSALSLFLLLPALFIVFKRLPPCANGLLNQLIMHIGLSFLFSTCHVLLMVLYRHGVYALVGKNYDFGNYATEFFYEYRKDALTYISLLACYHCAKWITRTRLHTLEQQETTVPITQFIVKKQGSEYQVKVADIEWYEACGNYVNLHSRGRVYPLRHTLNRLCSELEDRHVTRVHRSFAINNQVIESVRYTSSGDGVITLILGDEINLSRRYKEEFRKAYKATL